One genomic region from Pseudomonas sp. R5-89-07 encodes:
- the murJ gene encoding murein biosynthesis integral membrane protein MurJ, with protein MNLLKSLAAVSSITMISRVLGFVRDTLLARIFGASMATDAFFIAFKLPNLLRRIFAEGAFSQAFVPILAEYKTQHGEEATRTFIAYVSGLLTLVLMLVTFVGILAAPWVIWATAPGFANTPEKFALTTDLLRVTFPYILLISLSSLAGAILNTWNRFSVPAFVPTLLNVSMIIFALFLTPYFDPPVMALGWAVLAGGLAQLLYQLPHLKKIGMLVLPRLNLKDTGVWRVMRNMLPAILGVSVSQISLIINTAFASLLVSGSVSWMYYADRLMELPSGVLGVALGTILLPTLARTYASKDRQEYSRILDWGLRLCFLLVLPCALALGILAGPLTVSLFQYGQFDAHDALMTQHALVAYSVGLLGIIVIKVLAPGFYAQQNIRTPVKIAIFTLIVTQLLNLIFIGPLAHAGLALAISAGACINAGLLFYQLRKQQMYQPQPGWGAFTLKLLVAVAAMSAVLLGLMHVMPAWDQGHMLERFLRLGVLVVAGVVVYFGMLLLQGFRLRDFNRKSLG; from the coding sequence ATGAATCTGCTCAAATCGTTGGCTGCCGTCAGCTCTATCACGATGATCTCCCGGGTTTTGGGGTTTGTGCGTGACACCCTGCTGGCGCGCATTTTTGGCGCCAGCATGGCCACGGACGCCTTCTTCATTGCCTTTAAACTGCCCAACCTGCTGCGCAGGATCTTCGCCGAAGGCGCGTTTTCCCAGGCATTCGTGCCGATCCTGGCCGAATACAAGACGCAGCACGGCGAGGAGGCAACCCGCACCTTCATTGCCTACGTCTCTGGCCTGTTGACCCTGGTGCTGATGCTGGTGACCTTCGTCGGCATACTCGCCGCGCCCTGGGTGATCTGGGCGACAGCCCCCGGTTTTGCCAATACCCCGGAGAAGTTCGCGCTGACCACTGATCTGCTGCGCGTGACCTTTCCTTATATATTGCTGATCTCGCTGTCATCGCTCGCCGGGGCGATTCTCAATACCTGGAACCGTTTCTCGGTGCCGGCCTTCGTGCCGACGCTGCTTAACGTCAGCATGATTATCTTCGCGCTGTTCCTCACGCCCTACTTCGATCCGCCGGTCATGGCCCTTGGCTGGGCCGTCCTGGCCGGCGGCCTGGCGCAGTTGCTCTACCAACTGCCGCATCTGAAAAAGATCGGCATGCTCGTGCTGCCGCGCCTGAACCTCAAGGACACCGGCGTCTGGCGCGTGATGCGCAATATGTTGCCAGCGATCCTCGGTGTGTCGGTCAGTCAGATTTCCCTGATCATCAACACCGCCTTCGCTTCGCTGCTGGTGTCCGGCTCGGTGTCGTGGATGTACTACGCCGACCGTCTGATGGAATTGCCGTCCGGCGTGCTCGGTGTGGCCTTGGGTACGATCCTGCTGCCGACCCTGGCGCGCACCTATGCAAGCAAGGACCGCCAGGAATATTCGCGCATTCTCGACTGGGGCCTGCGCCTGTGCTTCCTGCTGGTGCTGCCATGCGCACTGGCCCTGGGAATCCTGGCTGGACCGCTGACGGTCTCGCTGTTTCAATACGGACAATTCGACGCCCATGACGCCTTGATGACCCAGCATGCGTTGGTGGCCTATTCGGTGGGCCTGCTCGGCATTATCGTGATCAAGGTGCTGGCGCCGGGCTTCTATGCCCAGCAGAACATCCGCACGCCGGTGAAGATCGCGATTTTCACGCTGATCGTCACACAGCTGCTCAACCTGATTTTTATCGGCCCGCTGGCCCATGCCGGCCTGGCGTTGGCGATCAGTGCCGGTGCCTGCATCAATGCTGGCCTGTTGTTCTACCAACTGCGCAAACAGCAGATGTACCAGCCGCAGCCAGGCTGGGGGGCGTTCACCCTCAAGTTGCTGGTGGCGGTCGCCGCGATGTCCGCCGTGTTGCTGGGCCTGATGCATGTGATGCCGGCCTGGGACCAAGGCCATATGCTGGAACGCTTCCTGCGCCTTGGCGTGCTGGTGGTGGCTGGCGTGGTGGTGTACTTCGGGATGTTGCTGCTGCAGGGTTTCCGCCTGCGCGATTTCAATCGCAAGTCGCTGGGATAG
- the rpsT gene encoding 30S ribosomal protein S20, which yields MANTPSAKKRAKQAEKRRSHNASLRSMVRTYIKNVVKAIDTKDAEKAQAAYVLAVPVIDRMADKGIIHKNKAARHKSRLNGHIKALSVAAAA from the coding sequence GTGGCCAACACACCTTCCGCCAAAAAACGTGCAAAACAGGCTGAGAAGCGTCGCAGCCACAACGCCAGCCTGCGTTCCATGGTTCGTACCTACATCAAGAATGTAGTTAAAGCCATCGACACCAAAGACGCTGAAAAAGCTCAAGCAGCTTACGTTCTGGCCGTGCCAGTTATCGACCGTATGGCCGATAAAGGCATCATCCACAAGAACAAGGCCGCTCGTCATAAGAGCCGCCTGAACGGCCACATCAAGGCTCTGAGCGTTGCTGCTGCAGCCTAA
- a CDS encoding DUF3565 domain-containing protein, whose translation MGRDLLHKNEERTSLNKDLPESEQNPDRRGRPTVSTICGFHQDDDLHWVAELSCGHTQHLRHQPPWQSRAWVLDPAQRLEKIGQPFACGWCAQQPE comes from the coding sequence ATGGGGCGAGACCTTTTGCATAAGAATGAAGAACGGACAAGTCTAAACAAGGATTTGCCCGAAAGCGAACAGAACCCGGACAGACGGGGCCGACCAACGGTCTCGACGATCTGTGGTTTCCACCAGGACGACGACCTGCACTGGGTCGCCGAGCTGTCCTGCGGCCACACCCAGCATCTGCGCCACCAGCCGCCATGGCAGTCCCGCGCCTGGGTACTGGACCCTGCGCAACGCCTTGAAAAAATAGGCCAACCCTTTGCGTGCGGCTGGTGTGCGCAACAGCCCGAATAA
- a CDS encoding acyltransferase, whose protein sequence is MLDFLPAAVRGVIASLLLALNTILLCSFLFIVALFKALPFAKRFSEWLMNHTHEAWVTNNKGWMNLVRRTRWHLSGLEGLDYQHSYLVTSNHQSWVDIMVLQYVLNRRIRPLKFFLKQELIWVPVIGLAWWALGFPFMKRYTKAYLEKHPEKKGKDLETTRKTCAKFRDNPVGIFNFAEGTRFTPGKHAQQQSPFRYLLKPKAGGIAFVLDAMGEQLKSLVNVTIHYPAGRPGYWDLLCGNVEDVVVRFEEVRIPPEFIGKNYEQDGEYRLAFQGWINRLWEDKDALLQQLHKDFPDK, encoded by the coding sequence ATGCTGGATTTTCTACCTGCCGCCGTGCGCGGGGTGATCGCTTCCCTGCTGCTGGCGCTGAACACGATCCTGCTGTGCTCGTTCCTGTTTATCGTGGCGCTGTTCAAGGCCCTGCCCTTCGCCAAGCGCTTCAGCGAATGGTTGATGAACCACACGCACGAAGCCTGGGTCACCAACAACAAGGGCTGGATGAACCTGGTACGGCGCACCCGCTGGCACCTGAGCGGCCTTGAAGGCCTCGATTATCAGCATTCCTACCTGGTAACCAGCAACCACCAGAGCTGGGTCGACATCATGGTGCTGCAATACGTGCTCAATCGCCGCATTCGCCCGCTGAAGTTCTTCCTCAAGCAGGAGCTGATCTGGGTGCCGGTGATTGGCCTGGCGTGGTGGGCGCTGGGTTTCCCGTTCATGAAGCGCTACACCAAGGCCTACCTGGAAAAACACCCGGAGAAGAAAGGTAAAGACTTGGAAACTACCCGCAAGACCTGTGCGAAATTTCGCGACAACCCGGTGGGCATCTTCAACTTTGCCGAAGGCACACGGTTTACGCCGGGCAAGCACGCGCAGCAGCAGTCGCCCTTTCGCTATCTGCTCAAGCCCAAGGCCGGTGGCATCGCGTTTGTGCTGGATGCGATGGGCGAGCAGTTGAAGTCACTGGTGAACGTGACCATCCACTACCCAGCCGGGCGCCCGGGGTATTGGGATTTGTTGTGCGGGAATGTGGAGGATGTTGTGGTGCGGTTTGAAGAGGTTCGGATTCCGCCCGAGTTTATCGGCAAGAATTATGAGCAGGATGGGGAATACCGGTTGGCGTTCCAGGGGTGGATCAACCGGTTGTGGGAAGACAAGGATGCACTGCTTCAGCAGTTGCACAAAGATTTCCCAGACAAGTGA
- the algW gene encoding Do family serine endopeptidase AlgW, which produces MLKALRFFGWPLLAGVLIAMLIIQRYPQWVGLPSLDVNLQQAPQTSTVVQGPVTYADAVTIAAPAVVNLYTTKVINKPAHPLFEDPQFRRYFGDNGPKQRRMESSLGSGVIMSPEGYILTNNHVTTGADQIVVALRDGRETLARVVGSDPETDLAVLKIDLKNLPSITLGRSDGLRVGDVALAIGNPFGVGQTVTMGIISATGRNQLGLNSYEDFIQTDAAINPGNSGGALVDANGNLTGINTAIFSKSGGSQGIGFAIPVKLAMEVMKSIIEHGQVIRGWLGIEVQPLTKELAESFGLTGRPGIVVAGIFRDGPAQKAGLQLGDVILSIDGAPAGDGRKSMNQVARIKPTDKVAIQVMRNGKELKLSAEIGLRPPPATAPVKEEE; this is translated from the coding sequence ATGCTCAAGGCACTGCGTTTTTTTGGATGGCCATTGTTGGCTGGCGTGCTGATTGCGATGCTGATCATTCAGCGTTATCCACAGTGGGTTGGCCTGCCCAGCCTCGACGTGAACCTGCAACAGGCCCCGCAAACCAGCACCGTGGTGCAGGGCCCGGTGACCTACGCGGACGCCGTGACCATTGCCGCCCCCGCCGTGGTCAACCTCTATACCACCAAGGTCATCAACAAGCCGGCGCATCCCTTGTTCGAAGACCCGCAGTTTCGCCGCTATTTCGGTGACAACGGGCCCAAGCAACGGCGTATGGAGTCCAGCCTCGGTTCCGGGGTGATCATGAGCCCCGAAGGCTACATCCTCACCAACAATCACGTGACCACCGGCGCCGACCAGATCGTAGTGGCCCTGCGTGATGGCCGCGAGACCCTGGCCCGCGTGGTGGGCAGCGATCCGGAAACCGATCTTGCGGTACTGAAAATCGACTTGAAGAACCTGCCCTCGATCACCCTGGGCCGCTCCGATGGACTGCGCGTAGGCGACGTGGCGTTGGCCATCGGCAACCCGTTCGGCGTGGGCCAGACGGTGACCATGGGCATCATCAGCGCCACCGGGCGTAACCAGTTGGGCCTTAACAGCTACGAAGACTTCATCCAGACCGACGCCGCGATCAACCCCGGCAACTCCGGCGGCGCGCTGGTGGATGCCAATGGCAACCTGACGGGTATTAACACGGCGATTTTCTCCAAGTCCGGCGGCTCCCAGGGCATCGGTTTTGCGATCCCGGTGAAGCTGGCGATGGAAGTGATGAAGTCGATCATCGAACACGGCCAGGTGATTCGCGGCTGGCTGGGCATCGAAGTACAGCCCTTGACCAAGGAACTGGCCGAATCGTTCGGCCTGACCGGGCGCCCCGGCATCGTGGTCGCGGGGATCTTCCGCGACGGTCCGGCGCAGAAAGCCGGCCTGCAGTTGGGCGACGTGATCCTCAGCATCGACGGCGCACCGGCGGGTGATGGCCGCAAGTCGATGAACCAGGTGGCGCGGATCAAGCCGACCGACAAGGTGGCGATCCAGGTGATGCGCAACGGCAAGGAACTCAAGCTGTCGGCGGAAATCGGCCTGCGCCCGCCGCCGGCCACGGCGCCCGTAAAAGAAGAGGAATAA
- a CDS encoding peptidylprolyl isomerase — protein MTIAANKAVSIDYTLTNDAGEVIDSSAGGAPLVYLQGAGNIIPGLEKALEGKAVGDELTVAVEPEDAYGEYSAELVSTLSRSMFEGVDELEVGMQFHASAPDGQMQIVTIRDLDGDDVTVDGNHPLAGQRLNFQVKIVAIRDASQEEVAHGHVHGEGGHHH, from the coding sequence ATGACGATCGCCGCTAACAAGGCTGTCTCCATCGACTATACCCTGACCAACGACGCTGGTGAGGTCATCGACAGCTCCGCCGGCGGCGCGCCGCTGGTCTACCTGCAAGGCGCGGGTAACATCATCCCAGGCCTGGAAAAGGCTCTGGAAGGCAAGGCGGTTGGTGATGAACTGACCGTGGCCGTAGAACCTGAAGATGCCTACGGCGAATACTCCGCCGAACTGGTCAGCACCCTGAGCCGCAGCATGTTCGAAGGCGTCGATGAGCTGGAAGTGGGCATGCAGTTCCACGCTTCCGCGCCGGACGGCCAGATGCAGATCGTGACCATCCGCGACCTGGACGGCGACGACGTGACCGTAGACGGCAACCACCCTCTGGCTGGCCAGCGTCTGAACTTCCAAGTGAAGATCGTTGCGATCCGCGACGCTTCCCAGGAAGAAGTGGCTCACGGCCACGTTCACGGTGAAGGCGGTCATCACCATTGA
- a CDS encoding Nif3-like dinuclear metal center hexameric protein, whose product MAVPLTTLVEEADRYLGSSKIADYCPNGLQVEGRPQVMRIVSGVTASQALLDAAVEAQADLILVHHGYFWKGENPCVTGMKQRRLKTLLKHDISLLAYHLPLDLHPDVGNNVQLARQLDITVEGPLDPSDSKVVGLVGSLAEPLSPRDFARRVQEVMGREPLLIEGSEMIRRVGWCTGGGQGYIDQAVAAGVDLYLSGEASEQTFHSARENDISFIAAGHHATERYGVQALGDYLARRFALEHIFIDCPNPI is encoded by the coding sequence ATGGCCGTCCCCCTTACCACCCTCGTCGAGGAAGCGGACCGCTACCTTGGCAGCTCGAAAATCGCCGATTATTGCCCCAACGGCCTGCAGGTCGAGGGCCGGCCTCAGGTGATGCGCATCGTCAGCGGCGTCACCGCCAGCCAGGCCCTGCTGGACGCCGCCGTCGAAGCCCAGGCCGACCTGATCCTGGTGCACCATGGGTATTTCTGGAAGGGCGAGAACCCTTGCGTCACCGGCATGAAGCAGCGTCGCCTGAAAACCTTGCTCAAGCATGACATCAGTCTGCTGGCCTACCACCTGCCCCTGGATCTGCATCCGGATGTGGGCAACAACGTGCAGCTTGCCAGGCAACTGGACATCACCGTCGAAGGCCCGCTGGACCCCAGCGATTCCAAAGTCGTGGGCCTGGTCGGCTCCCTTGCCGAGCCGCTGTCACCGCGTGACTTTGCCCGTCGCGTACAGGAAGTGATGGGCCGCGAGCCGCTGTTGATCGAAGGCAGTGAAATGATCCGCCGCGTGGGCTGGTGCACCGGCGGTGGACAGGGCTATATCGACCAGGCGGTGGCTGCCGGTGTCGACCTGTACCTGAGCGGCGAAGCGTCCGAGCAGACCTTCCACAGCGCACGAGAAAACGACATCAGCTTCATCGCCGCCGGCCATCACGCCACCGAGCGCTACGGCGTGCAGGCGCTGGGGGATTACCTGGCCCGGCGCTTCGCCCTGGAGCATATTTTCATCGATTGCCCGAACCCGATTTGA
- the cysD gene encoding sulfate adenylyltransferase subunit CysD → MVDKLTHLKQLEAESIHIIREVAAEFDNPVMLYSIGKDSAVMLHLARKAFFPGKLPFPVMHVDTRWKFQEMYTFRDKMVEELGLDLITHINPDGVAQNINPFTHGSAKHTDIMKTEGLKQALDKHGFDAAFGGARRDEEKSRAKERVYSFRDSKHRWDPKNQRPELWNVYNGNVNKGESIRVFPLSNWTELDIWQYIYLEGIPIVPLYFAAERDVIEKNGTLIMIDDDRILEHLSDEDKARIVKKKVRFRTLGCYPLTGAVESEAETLTDIIQEMLLTRTSERQGRVIDHDGAGSMEDKKRQGYF, encoded by the coding sequence ATGGTCGACAAACTGACGCATCTGAAACAGCTGGAGGCGGAAAGCATCCACATCATCCGCGAGGTCGCCGCCGAGTTCGACAACCCGGTGATGCTCTACTCGATCGGTAAAGACTCCGCCGTGATGCTGCATCTGGCGCGCAAGGCCTTCTTCCCGGGCAAGTTGCCGTTTCCGGTGATGCACGTCGACACCCGCTGGAAATTCCAGGAGATGTACACGTTCCGCGACAAGATGGTCGAGGAGCTGGGCCTGGACCTGATCACCCATATCAACCCCGATGGCGTGGCGCAGAACATCAACCCGTTCACCCACGGCAGCGCCAAGCACACCGACATCATGAAGACCGAGGGCCTCAAGCAGGCGTTGGACAAGCATGGTTTCGACGCCGCGTTCGGCGGTGCCCGTCGCGATGAAGAGAAATCCCGCGCCAAAGAGCGCGTGTACTCGTTCCGCGACAGCAAGCACCGCTGGGACCCGAAGAACCAGCGCCCGGAGTTGTGGAACGTCTACAACGGCAACGTCAACAAGGGCGAATCCATCCGCGTGTTCCCGCTGTCCAACTGGACCGAGCTGGACATCTGGCAGTACATCTACCTGGAAGGCATCCCCATCGTGCCGCTGTATTTTGCCGCCGAACGCGACGTGATCGAGAAGAACGGCACGTTGATCATGATCGACGACGACCGCATCCTTGAGCACCTGTCCGACGAAGACAAAGCCCGCATCGTCAAAAAGAAAGTCCGTTTCCGCACCCTAGGCTGCTACCCGTTGACGGGCGCGGTGGAGTCCGAAGCCGAAACGCTGACGGACATCATTCAGGAAATGCTCCTGACGCGAACTTCCGAGCGCCAGGGCCGGGTCATCGACCACGATGGCGCCGGCTCCATGGAAGATAAAAAACGTCAGGGTTATTTCTAA
- the pta gene encoding phosphate acetyltransferase: MQTFFIAPTDFGVGLTSISLGLVRTLERAGLKVGFFKPIAQPHPGDTGPERSTELVARTHGLKPPQPLGLAHVERMLGDGQLDELLEEIITLYQQAAVGKDVLIVEGMVPTRSASYAARVNLHLAKSLDAEVILVSAPENEVLTELSGRVELQAQLFGGPKDPKVLGVILNKVRTDESMEAFSARLKEHSPLLRSGDFRLLGCIPYQPELNAPRTRDVADLMGAQILNAGDYETRRMTKIIICARTMRNTVELLKPGVLVVTPGDRDDIILAVSLAAINGVPLAGLLLTSDTLPDPRIMDLCRGAFQAGLPVLSVSTGSYDTANQLNSLNKEIPIDDRERAEIITDFVASHLDARWLHQRCGTPREMRLSPAVFRYQLIQRAQAANKRIVLPEGSEPLTVQAAAICQARGIARCVLLAKPADVEAVARAQGIELPEGLEILDPDLIRQRYVEPMVALRKSKSLNAPMAEQQLEDTVVIATMMLALDEVDGLVSGVIHSTANTIRPALQLIKTAPGCTLVSSVFFMLFPEQVLVYGDCVMNPHPSAAELAEIALQSADSAAAFGIVPRVAMISYSSGDSASGEEVEKVREATLLAHEQQSSLLIDGPLQYDAAANESVARQLAPNSQVAGKATVFVFPDLNTGNTTYKAVQRSADCVSLGPMLQGLRKPVNDLPRGAQVDDIVYTIALTAIQAANRPMDI; encoded by the coding sequence ATGCAGACTTTTTTTATTGCGCCCACCGATTTTGGTGTGGGTCTGACCTCCATCAGCCTTGGGCTGGTGCGCACCCTGGAACGCGCCGGGCTTAAAGTCGGGTTCTTCAAGCCGATTGCCCAGCCTCATCCTGGCGACACCGGCCCCGAGCGCTCTACCGAACTGGTGGCGCGCACCCACGGCCTGAAACCGCCACAACCCCTGGGCCTGGCCCATGTGGAGCGCATGCTCGGCGACGGCCAGCTCGATGAGTTGCTCGAAGAGATCATCACGCTGTACCAGCAAGCCGCCGTGGGCAAGGACGTACTGATCGTCGAGGGCATGGTGCCGACCCGCAGCGCCAGCTATGCGGCACGGGTCAACCTGCACTTGGCCAAGAGCCTGGATGCGGAAGTGATCCTGGTCTCGGCCCCGGAAAATGAAGTGCTCACCGAGCTGTCCGGCCGCGTGGAACTGCAGGCCCAACTGTTCGGCGGCCCGAAAGACCCGAAAGTACTGGGCGTGATCCTCAACAAGGTGCGCACCGACGAAAGCATGGAGGCGTTCTCGGCGCGCCTCAAGGAGCATTCGCCGTTGTTGCGCAGCGGTGATTTCCGCCTGCTCGGCTGCATCCCTTACCAGCCCGAACTCAACGCGCCGCGCACCCGCGACGTGGCCGACCTGATGGGCGCGCAGATCCTCAACGCCGGCGACTACGAAACCCGGCGCATGACCAAGATCATTATCTGCGCCCGCACCATGCGCAACACCGTGGAACTGCTCAAGCCCGGCGTGCTGGTGGTGACGCCGGGTGATCGCGACGACATCATCCTTGCCGTCAGCCTGGCCGCCATCAACGGCGTGCCGCTGGCCGGCCTGTTGCTGACCAGCGACACCCTGCCCGACCCACGCATCATGGATTTGTGCCGTGGCGCGTTCCAGGCCGGGTTGCCGGTGCTCTCGGTGAGCACTGGCTCCTATGACACCGCCAACCAGCTCAATAGCCTCAACAAGGAAATCCCCATCGATGACCGCGAGCGCGCGGAGATCATCACCGACTTCGTCGCCAGCCACCTCGATGCGCGCTGGCTGCACCAACGCTGCGGCACCCCACGGGAAATGCGCCTGTCACCGGCGGTATTCCGCTATCAGTTGATCCAGCGCGCCCAGGCCGCCAACAAGCGCATCGTGCTGCCCGAAGGCAGCGAGCCGCTGACCGTGCAGGCCGCCGCGATCTGCCAGGCACGCGGCATCGCCCGTTGTGTACTGCTGGCCAAGCCGGCGGACGTGGAAGCGGTGGCCCGCGCCCAGGGTATCGAACTGCCGGAAGGCCTGGAGATACTCGACCCGGACCTGATCCGCCAGCGCTACGTCGAGCCCATGGTCGCACTGCGCAAGAGCAAGAGCCTGAATGCGCCCATGGCCGAGCAGCAACTGGAGGACACCGTGGTGATCGCCACCATGATGCTCGCCCTGGACGAAGTCGACGGCCTGGTGTCCGGGGTGATTCACTCCACCGCCAACACCATCCGCCCAGCCTTGCAGCTGATCAAGACGGCGCCGGGCTGCACACTGGTGTCGTCGGTGTTCTTCATGCTGTTCCCCGAGCAGGTGCTGGTGTATGGCGACTGCGTGATGAACCCGCACCCAAGCGCCGCCGAGCTGGCGGAAATCGCCCTGCAAAGCGCCGATTCGGCGGCCGCGTTCGGCATCGTCCCGCGCGTGGCAATGATCAGTTATTCCAGCGGCGACTCCGCCAGCGGCGAAGAAGTGGAAAAGGTCCGCGAAGCCACCCTGCTGGCCCACGAACAACAGAGTTCGCTGCTGATCGACGGCCCGCTGCAATACGACGCCGCCGCCAACGAAAGCGTCGCCCGGCAACTGGCCCCCAACAGCCAGGTCGCCGGCAAGGCCACGGTCTTCGTGTTCCCCGACCTGAATACCGGCAACACCACCTACAAAGCCGTGCAGCGCAGCGCCGATTGCGTGAGCCTGGGGCCGATGCTCCAGGGCCTGCGCAAACCGGTCAACGACCTGCCGCGCGGCGCCCAGGTGGACGACATCGTGTACACCATCGCGCTGACTGCGATCCAAGCCGCCAACCGACCTATGGATATCTAA
- the cysN gene encoding sulfate adenylyltransferase subunit CysN codes for MSHVSDLISEDILAYLAQHERKEMLRFLTCGNVDDGKSTLIGRLLHDSKMIYEDHLEAITRDSKKSGTTGDDIDLALLVDGLQAEREQGITIDVAYRYFSTAKRKFIIADTPGHEQYTRNMATGASTCDLAIILIDARYGVQTQTRRHSFIASLLGIKHIVVAVNKMDINGFDQSVFESIKADYLKFADGIAFKPSTLAFVPMSALKGDNVVNKSERSPWYTGQSLMEILETVEIANDRNYTDLRFPVQYVNRPNLNFRGFAGTLASGIVHKGDEVVVLPSGKSSRVKSIVTFEGELEHAGPGQAVTLTMEDEIDISRGDLLVHADNVPQVTDAFDAMLVWMAEEPMLPGKKYDIKRATSYVPGSITSIVHRVDVNTLAEGPASSLQLNEIGRVKVSLDAAIALDGYDSNRTTGAFIVIDRLTNGTVAAGMIIAPPVSHGSAAQHGKLVHVATEERALRFGQQPATVLFSGLSGAGKSTLAYAVERRLFDMGRAVFVLDGQNLRHDLNKGLPQDRAGRTENWRRAAHVARQFNEAGLLTLAAFVAPDAEGREQAKALIGSDRLLTVYVQASPQVCAERDPQGLYAAGGDNIPGESFPYDVPLNADLVIDTQSLSLEDSVKQVLELLRQRGAI; via the coding sequence ATGTCGCACGTATCTGATTTGATCAGCGAGGACATCCTCGCCTACCTGGCCCAGCACGAGCGCAAGGAAATGTTGCGCTTCCTGACCTGCGGCAACGTCGACGACGGCAAGAGCACCCTGATCGGGCGCCTGCTGCACGACTCCAAGATGATCTACGAAGATCACCTGGAAGCCATCACCCGCGATTCGAAGAAGTCCGGCACCACCGGCGATGACATCGACCTGGCGCTGCTCGTTGATGGCCTGCAGGCCGAGCGCGAGCAGGGCATCACCATCGATGTTGCCTACCGCTACTTCTCCACCGCCAAGCGCAAATTCATCATTGCCGATACCCCAGGCCATGAGCAGTACACCCGCAACATGGCCACCGGTGCGTCCACCTGTGACCTGGCGATTATCCTGATCGACGCCCGCTACGGCGTGCAGACCCAGACCCGTCGCCACAGCTTTATCGCCTCGTTGCTGGGCATCAAGCACATCGTGGTGGCCGTCAACAAGATGGACATCAATGGCTTTGACCAGAGCGTATTCGAGTCGATCAAGGCCGATTACCTGAAGTTCGCCGACGGTATTGCCTTCAAGCCGAGCACCCTGGCCTTCGTGCCGATGTCGGCGCTCAAGGGCGACAACGTGGTGAACAAGAGCGAGCGTTCGCCGTGGTACACCGGGCAGTCGCTGATGGAGATCCTGGAAACTGTCGAGATCGCCAACGACCGCAACTACACCGACCTGCGTTTCCCGGTGCAGTACGTCAACCGTCCGAACCTGAATTTCCGTGGTTTTGCCGGCACCCTGGCCAGCGGCATCGTGCACAAGGGCGACGAGGTCGTGGTGTTGCCGTCGGGCAAGAGCAGCCGCGTCAAATCCATCGTCACCTTCGAGGGCGAGCTGGAACACGCGGGCCCAGGCCAGGCCGTGACCCTGACCATGGAAGACGAGATCGACATCTCCCGTGGCGACCTGCTGGTGCATGCCGACAACGTGCCGCAAGTGACCGACGCCTTCGACGCCATGCTGGTGTGGATGGCCGAAGAGCCGATGCTGCCGGGCAAGAAATACGACATCAAGCGCGCCACCAGCTATGTGCCGGGTTCCATCACCAGCATCGTGCACCGCGTGGACGTGAACACCCTGGCCGAAGGCCCGGCAAGTTCGCTGCAGTTGAACGAGATTGGCCGGGTCAAGGTCAGCCTTGACGCGGCTATCGCGCTGGACGGCTACGACAGCAACCGCACCACCGGTGCGTTTATCGTCATCGACCGCCTGACCAATGGCACCGTCGCGGCGGGCATGATCATCGCCCCGCCAGTCAGCCACGGCAGCGCGGCGCAGCACGGCAAGCTGGTCCATGTGGCCACCGAAGAGCGTGCCCTGCGTTTCGGCCAGCAACCGGCCACCGTGTTGTTCAGCGGCCTGTCTGGCGCCGGCAAGAGCACGTTGGCTTATGCGGTCGAGCGCCGGCTGTTCGACATGGGCCGTGCGGTGTTTGTGCTGGACGGTCAGAACTTGCGTCACGACCTGAACAAGGGGCTGCCGCAGGACCGTGCCGGGCGTACCGAGAACTGGCGTCGTGCCGCTCACGTGGCGCGCCAGTTCAACGAAGCCGGCCTGCTGACCCTGGCCGCGTTCGTCGCCCCGGATGCCGAAGGCCGCGAACAGGCCAAGGCGCTGATCGGCAGTGATCGCCTGCTGACGGTGTACGTGCAGGCCTCGCCGCAGGTGTGCGCCGAACGTGATCCGCAAGGGCTGTATGCCGCCGGTGGGGATAACATCCCGGGTGAGTCATTCCCGTATGATGTGCCGTTGAATGCCGACTTGGTGATCGACACCCAGTCTTTGTCGCTGGAAGACAGCGTCAAGCAGGTGCTCGAGTTGCTGCGCCAGCGCGGCGCGATCTAA